CGTGATAACATGTGAAAATACAATATGTTCGTAGGCTATTGAACGTTTGTGTCAGGATGTAAAATTCAGATAAGTGACGACGTGAAAGTTATGGATAGTCAATTAGCTGCGAATACACGGAGATCCAACTTTTTATTAGTAACAGTCTGGTAACAAGATGCAGGTAGAAGGTGTGACCGTCTGAGTCAACGAACGAGACATGCTTCTCGTGTTTCACTTGTAAATCGTGTTGATGAGAGATACACATgcattgttatttttaacagTATTTTCTTGTTACATATGATTTGCAAATTCATAATATGACAATGGGATATGGGGGATACGTGcatgatttgaaaaattatttaatttaattcaattaaagattatagttatttaatttgaaattatagaatatggtttcatttccatttttacgtGATTACGAGATTGACACATTTGAATTTGAACTTGCTTTCATACAGCTTTAATTTCAACGAACAGAATCAGTTAGCAGACATATAGACATTATCAGTGGCATTTTTCTGACAaacgtttccttttctccttAAAGGATTAAAGTAGGTGAAATGCATTAGAGTAATTTATCTAGCAACTGTACCGTTTCAAGCGATTAAGAGAGCATTGcttggaaattgaaataaataagcaTAGTACTCCCAAAAAATACAACGTAACAACTATACTAAATTACTTTCTCATATAACATATTACAGAAGTTAACTCGAtcatttaacaattataaataattataacagttgatcatataaatatgtataatacattattatcACCAGTCAATTAACTTCATGTACCTAATATATGAATACACACACATTTGTATCACGTGGTAGCACGGAATAATAAGAATTGCATTGTTTCATACACCGCGAAAATACAACTAAACGATTCCaacattgaatattcaataaccAGTAAACCATTCAAGTACTATCTCTTAATTATATCACTCGttactttttactttacatttttaccTTTCATTCGTACTGTTTGCTTCTTGCTACTGCCTCTTAATTACTTCACTCATTACATTTTACTCTGTATTTTTTCAGTATCTCATCACGATAATCCTGCTGTTACTTGGCGAATGCACTGTGTGCGTTCTAGTGGTATTCTGGCCTCACGTTCTGGGCATCGATGTTCGACCAGCACGATTGATACGAGCTTTGCAACGTAGTTACGCCGTTCCTGGTCGAGAGCAATTCACGGCAGCTCTTGATCTCGCGCAAACAGCAGTACGTTCCTATATACAGTGattcatttttatgtatatattgtgcgtcttacataaaatattctgaaattttgaTCCGAAGATGTACATAGTCAGATGTACATGTTACAAGATTTatattgcaaacatatatttagtaataaattagcTTGAATTTTCCATCGTAAGCATATAGTAAGCGTTAAACATGGTCTCATTAATATTAGataatcaaagaaatttatgtCATTTTACTCAGTAGAGACGTACCTAGAAACGGCGCGAATTTGCTTAGTTATCTGATATAaaccattatttaaatattgattaactcaattacaaatactattttttGAAAACGTAGTTGATCAATTTGACTTATGAGAGGCTCGTACAATCATGATAAACGAGTCTTATTACAGCgttagtgaaatttcaaaatatttcgtatggGACACGTTATACGTTTGCAAAAGGTTCTTGCATGTGATCGAATATGAGATAAAGCGATTTGTAACGAGTTAACAAAGATAGCCCCGATGCACATGATCGATGATCGACCCAATCTTATGAGTGTTTACTTCGATTCTCTGAAACTGGTCATCGCTCGATTAATCGACTGGCAAAAGGCAGTCACACGGTACACACCTTCCGATGTGAAACTGCGCGGATCTTTTCAGTTTGCTTGCTGCGGCATAAACGGAAGTAGCAATTACGGTACCTCGTGGTGGCGACTACAGGAAGTCGGTCGACGAGAATTAGTGGTGCCTCTCAGCTGTTGCACCCTGAATAACGTAAACCAGACCGATTCTTTCCTCAACCCTGAACCTGCCAATCTTACTCTCTGCCAGGCTTTGAACCCTGCCGAACATCAATACGCCCGCCATACCACGGTACGTATCGTTAATCAGGATGTTGTTGATTATGCGAATGGAATCGGGAGTAAACTCTGCAAACAGTGCGATAGGCGACAGGTTTATTGATATGATAATGCAGAATTGTAATTGTTGGAAGTTGCGAGTCGATGGTTGGAAGGATATAAGAGTTGAGTGTTTAGTTAACTAAAAATGTTTATGATAGGTGTGTTTTTAATAACGTAtgtcataaaaaaatatttgttttatgtcCAGTCACGGCgcttcaaatatttatctttctctctagtaaaaaaatgaaatttttaatctttctggTTATAATATGCCATTGTCATTTTCCCTGTAAACTTTGTCGCTTTGATGAATAGAATATCGAggcgaaatgaaaataaccGTCGATGTTCTTTGTGTTCGCACACGCACACGTTTAATAATGACCCGCATGCAAATATCACAGTCTAAGGGAAATTCAGTCGGATACGGGTTGCGTAAAAGCGGCGTTGATGTATCGTGTAATCTGTATCGTGTCTGGGTACGGACGTATCCGTCAGTAAAACTCGATGGAAAAAGCAAAGTTGACACATTGTGCGAGAAAGTTTCCTTATCTCTCTTCCTCGCTGAGTATTAAATATCGCGGGACTGCGCAGAAACTGAATACAGATTGAAATGCCATCGCGCGTTGACGCTACTGTTATACAAATAGCATTATATCCATATACAGaccatatttataaaagactATACATcttaattttgaaatgaaCTCATTATGGACTTGgaaatgtaaagaaatatgtcacatatataacaattacaaaatacttcAAGATAATTTAGAACAGAGGAAATGGTcttaaagaattttcaatattctttctactttaatattttatttattcttttttgaCCTACTCAATTATTTTGTGTTAAATTTGCGTGACAAGTTATTAACTTTCGTATTGccaaaattattcttttcatatgttacattttcaaaaggaacaaaaacatatttataagcAAGCATGTATTATTTCTATAGGGTTGTTTAGAGATGTTGGAGAAATGGACCCAAGACCAGGCATTAATACTGCTCACGATCGGACTCGCGGTGATTTTCGTGGAAGTAGGTGCACTTCTAAGCACATTCTTTGTCTGTTCAAAGGGCACTAGAAGAACCAAATCTCAAGCATCGACGTTTACATCAACGCAAACGCTTAGTCCGTTTAGCGAAAGTGACCACGACTTTGGTAAGAGATTCTTTCGTCTTTAATCTTCGTCTTtgtttgcaaaataaaatttattgttaatcgTTCACAGGATTGGGAATCGAGAATCGAATGCATGCAACAGGAACGACGTTTGGCACTAAATCATGAAGGTGGCTAGAGGGCAGTGAGGGTAAATCATCAGGTGACATTAAGAACACAAAAATTGCGTCAAGTTTGTCTAGACTTAACGACGTGAGGAGATTTAGCAAAAGCATAAtcgaagaatggaaaaatccGCCCAAATTTGAAGAGGACGTGTTACGAAGCGATCAACTGTACGAGGAACGCGCGATAGATGTTGTGCCAGATTATTTCCATAAAACTTGCTCGAAAGAGACGAACGATTTCGAAAAAGATCGGCAAGATAAAAGGGACGCGGGGAAATCACAATCACATAATAGTAGCGGGACTGTCAGGAGtattccaataaaaaattatcaggCCTCGATAGCGCATAATATTGGGACACTTAGACGATCAGAGGCGCCTCAACTTCAATTTGAATCTTCGATGTCCGAGcctgataaaaatttcaatgtaacAAAATACAGAACTCTGTCTTCTCCACAAAACGAAATTGAATCTCAAAGTCGACGATCAGTCACAGCTTCGAAACGCCGGGAAACCTTGAATCCTGTCAGGAGATCCTGTCACTCTTGCGATTACCAAATTCAAAGCGGGCAccgtaaaattaattcgaagtTAAAGACGTTAGACAGAAGGATAACCAAAAGCGAACATAACGTTTCCGTGCAAAAGGACGATCAAGATTTCAGCGATTTTGGTGagtatttttacaaatcttcGTCTCAAAAGTTTAATACTACTCGTCGAAGATCGAAAGATACAAAGATGAAAGGACAATCTAACAAGGAAACCGTGGAAACCGAAGGTTCCAAGAATTTGAGGAATGAGAAATCACGGGTTAGAAGCAAATGGGGCACCATTAATCTAGAACGTGGACACGTTGGTCAAAAGATATCGGCATATGAGGAAAATGCTAAGCGCGGTAGTCGTAACAGGGAGACTTTCGACACGTATCAAGTATTTcctgaaataaaaaaacatcgAACTATTGGCGTGCCATTGGTAGGCATGCATAATGCATGTGGTTTGCCTGTAGTTGCTTCCTGGCACGATCATGAACTACTAGAACCTTTGAGAGTCAAAGGTAGAGTTTTAGGGACGTTGAGACCGATTTTCAAAGGATCACGTTCTTCGATCAATTTCCGCCATCAAACTCATCCTAAAAGAAAAACACCAACGAATCAGAGCATGTCTAGAAAGAATCGACCGTCAGATTTGAGAGAGTCCGATAAAAAGATTGATTATCCATCGATAAAATCGTTAGTTTCTTTGAGAGCAAACACGGGAGAAGTTCGGAAAAGGAGGAGACGTAGACCATCgtttaaaacaaagaaaagtgGTACTACATTTTCGTCTAAAAGTACTATGAAACGAAGGCGAAGATCGGATggaagaaaagataaagaaaatactCTGACTGGTAGTCTTCGTAGGAATATGTACGAAGCTGGCAGCAAAAGACAAACTTTGTACGCGAGGGATGATGGAGAGGACGCTGTACAAGTTCTCAAAAGTTTATGTTTAAATCCATTAGCTCGAACGAAACCTGAAACAGACATGATATGGTAAAATCAatagaacaaatatttttgattcaGCAGtcatgaaaaattatacatatcattCAAGTTGATacaataataacgaaaacCGTGTAGTACAATCGTTTAATTAGGATTACcttaatcttttatttgcaataaatgcTACtgtattgattaaaaaataattgtaatttgatTCGTACGAATAGGATATTAGTATATTCATTATATGCTTTGTAAATATGCCTCATTAATTGTATTGTATCCTTGgatgttataataaaacaaaacccTTGCTACCCTCGCTGGAAGTATTCAAATATGTTAATGAgagtctttaaaaaatattcttttaaatattttaaatatgtatgtaagaTTATATTAATCAATACTTAAAGgacaaatatctttatatattttgcctTATTATACTTCAATTATGttctaatgttaaaatattcattaaaatttaataaatcttgctcaataaattaaatttctataaccCAGAAGCTGCAAAACTTGGAATAcgttatatacgtatattagaataatatgTAACTTCTTTTCCCTTTGGGAAGAGCAATATAGCAACTTTATTGTGTACACTTTAATTGTGTGCACTTGTTAGGTCTCGCGCCGGAGGGTGGCGGTGGGTATACGGTCCAGGGGGGTGGCGTTAGGAGATGCGGTCTCTCACAATGCCCGAATTAGATATTAGAAATGGCTCCCGTGGAAAGGGAGAAGACGCAGGAGTGCTCTGGAATTAATTCAAAAGAGGTCCACGGGCACCCCTGTTAAGTGTTAAGAAAGCCACCATGCGAttttagtcggtaagagtccgacactacccCACAGGCGCAAAGAACTTACACAAGAGACAACGTCCCGGGACGTCTAACAGACTAACGTTctttgatttaatattttactacttCGTATCTGATTATAATAACTCTAGTgtactaatttaataaataacaataaaattttaatattgcaaaaaatgtagcattaatttaaaaaagactAAGATGATTATTgacggtgtcccacggtgtccaacggCGTCCATCAGTGTCCAACGATCTCCCCCGGTGCAGCCCAGTCTGGGTCCCccaaaattcttttggcggCTTTTGGTGATCCAAACTGGACTGGTgcgtagttcttagcttggtatcgttttccaaagattaatcaactgactaatttttggaaaacaatgccaattaccgggtctcaccacgaggaggtgactacgcaagAGACCCGCCCATGAGTCATTTAACATTATGCATCGGTCTCGACATTCAACCTATTAGGAAGAATGTCGAGTTCTGACTCTATTTGATCATGGGCCTGCGTAAAGAGATAGTTATTTCGTAGCCTAACCGCGAAACATCTATCTCCTACGCAGCAATTACACCAGTCtttacaaacgtaaaacaaagcTTACACAACGCAATATCTATCTCCCACACAACGCAACATGTATCTCACACACAACGATTACATCAATCAGTACAAACattgtacaataattcgcaacCCTATCGGCAACATTCCATATCAAAGACACATTTGTCtaacttggaacgaaaaagaaatgagGCTACTATGGAAACGGAGCCCCAACAAtcagacgatgaaagaaacaccGCGGCGCGAAcggaacgaacgaaatcgcgACCTCTCGATAGAACTAACAAACCTACGTGACGTACCCCCGTGCACCAGATAACCCTAAGGTTCAGCGGAAAGCCCAAGCATTGACCTTCGCTCGATTCCTGTCACCTCACTTGCAACTTATCACGGTCGATGGCACCGACCGATGATACCAGTGATCCAACAAATGGGTCTGCAATTTAACACACTCCAACTGAACAAGTGACGGCCCGGGGAGGGACCGCTGATCAGGATTACAAAGGCAAGGCCCCAACTGAACAGTGGGGTCCACCCCCGCGGGTTTGCCACTTGAACAGAATTACGGAGGACGTTAAATGCAGGTCCCTGTCCAAGTACCGAAGTACAAATCGGACAGCATTGCAGATCTGCGANNNNNNNNNNNNNNNNNNNNNNNNNNNNNNNNNNNNNNNNNNNNNNNNNNNNNNNNNNNNNNNNNNNNNNNNNNNNNNNNNNNNNNNNNNNNNNNNNNNNNNNNNNNNNNNNNNNNNNNNNNNNNNNNNNNNNNNNNNNNNNNNNNNNNNNNNNNNNNNNNNNNNNNNNNNNNNNNNNNNNNNNNNNNNNNNNNNNNNNNNNNNNNNNNNNNNNNNNNNNNNNNNNNNNNNNNNNNNNNNNNNNNNNNNNNNNNNNNNNGAACCGATAAATCGCgggaataatttttccagtATGGTAAGCGAGGAGACCAAGAAAgacgagatttatatttttcgttccaagatGGATAGGTATCTTTGTACAGAATGTGCTCACAATGTACTTAACATAGATATctatcttacgattaattaaggctaaaacgcacgcatcccacggtgtcccCCGGTGTCCTACGGTGTCCCACGATGTCCCACGGTGCCCCCGCGGGGGGATGTTAGTCCAGTctagatcatccaaaattcttttggcggCTTTTGGTGACCCAAACTGGACTATATTGGCGTAGTTCTTGGCTTGGCATCGTTTtacaaagattaatcaactgattaatttttggaaaacgatgccaattaccgggtctcaccacgaggaggtgactacgcaagagacccgcccatgagttatttaacattatgcatCGATCTCGACATTTAACCTATTAGGAAGAATGTCGAGTTCTGACTCTATTTGATCATGGGCCTGCGTAAAGAGATAGTTATTTCGTAGCCTAACCGCGAAACATCTATCTCCTACGCAGCAATTACACCAGTCtttacaaacgtaaaacaaagcTTACACAACGCAATATCTATCTCCCACACAACGCAACGTGTATCTCACACacaacgattacatcgatcagtacaaacattgtacaataattcgcaATCCTATCGGCAACATTCCGTATCAAAGACACATTTGTCTAACTTGGaacggaagaaagaaaatgaagctaCTATGGAAAAGGAGCCCCAACAAACAGATGATGAAAGAAACACCGCGGTGCGCGcggaacgaacgaaatcgcgatctctcgaaagaACTAACAAACCTACGTGACGTACCCCCGTGCACCAGATAACCCTAAGGTTCAGCGGAAAGCCCAAGTATTGACCTTCGCTCGATTCCTGTCACCTCACTTGCAACTTATCACGGTCGATGGCACCGACCGATGATACCAGTGATCCAACAAATGNNNNNNNNNNNNNNNNNNNNNNNNNNNNNNNNNNNNNNNNNNNNNNNNNNNNNNNNNNNNNNNNNNNNNNNNNNNNNNNNNNNNNNNNNNNNNNNNNNNNNNNNNNNNNNNNNNNNNNNNNNNNNNNNNNNNNNNNNNNNNNNNNNNNNNNNNNNNNNNNNNNNNNNNNNNNNNNNNNNNNNNNNNNNNNNNNNNNNNNNNNNNNNNNNNNNNNNNNNNNNNNNNNNNNNNNNNNNNNNNNNNNNNNNNNNNNNNNNNNNNNNNNNNNNNNNNNNNNNNNNNNNNNNNNNNNNNNNNNNNNNNNNNNNNNNNNNNNNNNNNNNNNNNNNNNNNNNNNNNNNNNNNNNNNNNNNNNNNNNNNNNNNNNNNNNNNNNNNNNNNNNNNNNNNNNNNNNNNNNNNNNNNNNNNNNNNNNNNNNNNNNNNNNNNNNNNNNNNNNNNNNNNNNNNNNNNNNNNNNNNNNNNNNNNNNNNNNNNNNNNNNNNNNNNNNNNNNNNNNNNNNNNNNNNNNNNNNNNNNNNNNNNNNNNNNNNNNNNNNNNNNNNNNNNNNNNNNNNNNNNNNNNNNNNNNNNNNNNNNNNNNNNNNNNNNNNNNNNNNNNNNNNNNNNNNNNNNNNNNNNNNNNNNNNNNNNNNNNNNNNNNNNNNNNNNNNNNNNNNNNNNNNNNNNNNNNNNNNNNNNNNNNNNNNNNNNNNNNNNNNNNNNNNNNNNNNNNNNNNNNNNNNNNNNNNNNNNNNNNNNNNNNNNNNNNNNNNNNNNNNNNNNNNNNNNNNNNNNNNNNNNNNNNNNNNNNNNNNNNNNNNNNNNNNNNNNNNNNNNNNNNNNNNNNNNNNNNNNNNNNNNNNNNNNNNNNNNNNNNNNNNNNNNNNNNNNNNNNNNNNNNNNNNNNNNNNNNNNNNNNNNNNNNNNNNNNNNNNNNNNNNNNNNNNNNNNNNNNNNNNNNNNNNNNNNNNNNNNNNNNNNNNNNNNNNNNNNNNNNNNNNNNNNNNNNNNNNNNNNNNNNNNNNNNNNNNNNNNNNNNNNNNNNNNNNNNNNNNNNNNNNNNNNNNNNNNNNNNNNNNNNNNNNNNNNNNNNNNNNNNNNNNNNNNNNNNNNNNNNNNNNNNNNNNNNNNNNNNNNNNNNNNNNNNNNNNNNNNNNNNNNNNNNNNNNNNNNNNNNNNNNNNNNNNNNNNNNNNNNNNNGAACCGATAAATCGCgggaataatttttccagtATGGTAAGCGAGGAGACCAAGAAAgacgagatttatatttttcgttccaagatGGATAGGTATCTTTGTACAGAATGTGCTCACAATGTACTTAACATAGATATctatcttacgattaattaaggctaaaacgcacgcatcccacggtgtcccCCGGTGTCCTACGATGTCCCACGATGTCCCACGGTGCCCCCGCGGGGGGATGTTAGTCCAGTctagatcatccaaaattcttttggcggCTTTTGGTGACCCAAACTGGACTATATTAGCGTAGTTCTTGGCTTGGCATCGTTTtacaaagattaatcaactgattaatttttggaaaacgatgccaattaccgggtctcaccacgaggaggtgactacgcaagAGACCCGCTCATGAGTCATTTAACATTATGCATCGGTCTCGACATTCAACCTATTAGGAAGAATGTCGAGTTCTGACTCTATTTGATCATGGGTCTGCGTAAAGAGATAGTTATTTCGTAGCCTAACCGCGAAACATCTATCTCCTACGCAGCAATTACACGAGTCtttacaaacgtaaaacaaagcTTACACAACGCAATATCTATCTCCCACacaacgattacatcgatcagtaCAAACGTCGTACAATAGTTCGTAACCCTACTGGCGGCATTAGAtatcaaaaatacatttatctaACTtggaaggagagaaagaaaatgaagctaCTGACACTGTATATACCATTTCGTGTCTTACAAAAAGCATATTTGAGTCGTTGTACGAAACTATTTAACATTCTATTTTTGCGTTATTAAACTTTTGAAGATATCGAAAAGAAACTCTAACATGACCTCAATAAACTTCCCTTAAAAATGGGTAAGCAACAAGAAGGCCGTACAATCagacgataaaagaaaaatcgcggTGCACACGGAATGAACGAGATCGCAATCTCTCGAAAAACTATTAAACCTACGCGACGTACCCCTGTACACGAGATAACACTGGGATTCAGCGCAAAGCCCAAGGATTGACCGTCACTCGATTCCTGTTTTGTCGTTCAAAACTTACACGAATCACAGTCGATGGCACTGACCGATGATGTCAGTGATCCAACACCTAGGCTTGCAACTTAACTCACTCTAACTGAACAAGCAGCGCTCGGGGAGGGACCGCTGAATAGAATTACGAAGGCATAGCCTCAACTGAACAGTGGGGTCTGCGCCCGCGGGGCCAATCGAACAGGATTACGGAGGACGTGAAATTGCAGGAGCCTGACCGAACACCGAAGTACCAATCGGACAGGACTGCAGATTCGAGAGCATCACCGGTGTGACGACAATTCCCGCGATCCGAGGCAAACGTCGAACAGTCATCGAGCAGTCATCGAGCAGTCATCGAGCAGTCACCAAGGCAGAGGTGTCCTTGGGGCGACTTACAAACCCAAAGAGTTGTTCAGTGCACGTTGACCCGCATGTACCCGGAATACGCGCGAGGGAGTACGCCACGCGTcagtttgaaagaactgaGCGATCGCGAACCGATAAATCGCGAGAGCAATTTTTCCTGTGTGGTAAGCCAGGGGATCAAGAGAGAagagattttcatttttcgttccaagatGGATAAATATCGTTGCACAGAATTGGCTCACAATGCAGTTAACATAGGTATctatcttacgattaattaaggctAAAATACACGGACACCACGCGGGGGAGTAGTAGTCCTATCTAGGTCCTATTATATGATCCAGACTAGACTATATTAAAGTAGTTTTCCGCTTGATatagtttttcaaattgtaatactcgtaaatattaatgtatgtAGTTTTCCATCAGCAATCTAAtcctaatattaaaattaatgctacattaattttctaatattcagAATAGTACTTTGTGTATCAGtatttggaaaacgataccaattaCCAGGACCCACCACAAGGAGGTAACTATGCTCGGGTCCCATTTACGTAAAGAGTTTTTAAGCATCGAAAGCAGAAGATGTAAAATTACTTTAGAGCAAAGAAGCAGCgtgtattgaaatttattaatcattagTTGCCGAGTTGTTATGAGTTGTTAATTGTTAGGTGTGAGTtgcgaattataaatttagttgtcttagttACACATTAAATAACcctcgtttcctgtttaaaccattgtaaataaatccatCTAATCTAATCCatctaataaatttatcatacagAATAGAAATCACTGCAAATTCGAATTTATAGTAATTCCGATGATTCTATaacattgttataaattaaaatcagaatcgttaaaaattaatcgagtaATAGTTTTaggttaataataaaatgtaataaatgaatattgaaattactataaattattagcttaattgttataaattaattatttaattgtgaggaattaatatatcaaatgttGTTAACTAATAGTTTAAATCTTGTACAGTAAtagtgtaaatattataaagtaatagtttaaatattataaattaaaagcttaaatgttataaaataacagtTCAAATGTTGTAGATTGttggtttaaatgttataaattaatgacttaaatgttataaaataatagtttaaatgtggTTGagtaatggtttaaatgtcataaattaatggcttaaatgttacgTTCTTGTTTCAGAACGCTAActtactattaatatttatgaaacagaaaattttcaaaatcaaacGCGAAGAGTGCTTCGTTATATCTGCAATGTTAATTAATctaccatttaaaaaaaagagtcTGAAAATTCCCGAAATTTCATACGCAaaggtaataaatataaatctatgcactcttaattaaaaaatacgcaACACTAATAGTGAGAGATCGCAGTGCAACCATTTAGGAGGTTGCTGATGAAGGATCACACTTGTATAGCTCTTGCAGCTGTACGTGTGATCCAGGGACAGTGTCCGACAAATGCAGTCGAAAGGTTTGGGCATTTTATAGACGCAACTCTACTTAAAAAAACGCGATCATTCATTATCGCAACGTTAACTCTTaaagtgaatttaattttagtaaaattactatttattatatgaaaaagctactttaaatattctgcTATTGCTACttgaaatactataaaattaattaaaaactagcatttttataatcaaattttaaacaatagaaaacaggataaattctgatacgtataattctataagaaattctaaaaattcataataaaattagcaAAAGACAATCGCGATATCGTAATTCGTAACTCTAAAGCAAACgcgattatcattttatcgcaaCTCTAATTCAAACCGTAATCATTTTCTCGCCACACTAATAAAAAGCCGCGGTGTCATCTCGCGACTCTAATACAAcccgtaattaatttatcgcaacactaataagaaaaatcgcgaTTTGCCCAATGGGACGATGGACCGATATATACATCGGCCAAAAAAGCAAagactactactactattactactactacaaaTACTAAAAGCGAGCATAGTGACAAAGTAGTAACAATAATGACTTCCCATGCTCTGGATGACCCAGAGGATGGGGAGCCATTAATAGTTGCCCTCTTGAGTGGCAGTTTGCCGGGCCTCTTCGGCTTatagcctcttctttcttcgggcGCAATGCCCGCTGAAACTTAAATCTAAGCTCGAGACTTCTAAATCGCAAACAGAAAGAAACttataaaggtaaaataaaaatataaaccgcGGAAGCTGATTGAA
This DNA window, taken from Bombus pyrosoma isolate SC7728 linkage group LG6, ASM1482585v1, whole genome shotgun sequence, encodes the following:
- the LOC122568237 gene encoding tetraspanin-9-like isoform X1, with product MERKNFGVSRIFVCCTNVIFLISGFALMSLGALLLADDERILLSRLLGPGDIHPDQPLFYYMAFAVVGLGFLITLTGLLGCWATCLYNRCVTVSYLITIILLLLGECTVCVLVVFWPHVLGIDVRPARLIRALQRSYAVPGREQFTAALDLAQTAFACCGINGSSNYGTSWWRLQEVGRRELVVPLSCCTLNNVNQTDSFLNPEPANLTLCQALNPAEHQYARHTTGCLEMLEKWTQDQALILLTIGLAVIFVEVGALLSTFFVCSKGTRRTKSQASTFTSTQTLSPFSESDHDFGLGIENRMHATGTTFGTKS
- the LOC122568237 gene encoding tetraspanin-9-like isoform X2, whose amino-acid sequence is MSLGALLLADDERILLSRLLGPGDIHPDQPLFYYMAFAVVGLGFLITLTGLLGCWATCLYNRCVTVSYLITIILLLLGECTVCVLVVFWPHVLGIDVRPARLIRALQRSYAVPGREQFTAALDLAQTAFACCGINGSSNYGTSWWRLQEVGRRELVVPLSCCTLNNVNQTDSFLNPEPANLTLCQALNPAEHQYARHTTGCLEMLEKWTQDQALILLTIGLAVIFVEVGALLSTFFVCSKGTRRTKSQASTFTSTQTLSPFSESDHDFGLGIENRMHATGTTFGTKS